AGCGTCGTGTCGCCCTGTGCCGTCTGCTGTTGCAAAAGCCGGATATCCTGCTTCTGGACGAACCGACCAACCACCTCGACGCCGAGACCATCGCCTGGCTGGAGCACCATCTGCAGCAGTACGAGGGGACCATCATCGCCGTGACCCATGACCGTTATTTTCTGGACAATGTCGCCGGCTGGATTCTGGAACTCGATCGCGGCGTGGGTATTCCGTGGAAGGGCAATTATTCGTCGTGGCTGGAGCAGAAGCAAAACCGTCTGGCCCAGGAGGAAAAAGAGGAGAGTGCCCGCCAGCGGACCCTCAAGCACGAACTGGAGTGGATCAACATGTCCCCCAAGGGCCGCCACGCCAAGGCCAAGGCCCGTATTTCGGCGTATGAGAATCTCCTGAATCAGGAAGCCAGGGACAAGATCAAAACCCTGGAACTCTTCATCCCGTCCGGTCCGCGTCTGGGTGACGTGGTTATCGAGGCCGAGCATGTGCGCAAGGGCTATGACGACAAGCTGCTCATCGAGGATATGAATTTTGCCCTGCCTCCGGGCGGTATCGTCGGCGTCATCGGTCCTAATGGCGCGGGCAAGACCACGCTTTTCCGCATGATCACCGGCCAGGAGCAGCCGGATTCCGGTTCCATCCGTCTGGGCCAGACCGTGAAGCTGGCCCATGTGGACCAGGAGCGCGATGCCCTGGACCCAAAGAAAAGCGTCTGGGAAATGGTTTCCGGCGGCTATGACATGATCAATCTCGGCGGACGGGAGATCAATTCCCGCGCGTATGTCAGCAAGTTCAACTTCGCCGGCCCGGATCAGCAAAAACTCGTGGGCATGCTTTCCGGCGGCGAGCGCAATCGTC
The genomic region above belongs to Deltaproteobacteria bacterium and contains:
- the ettA gene encoding energy-dependent translational throttle protein EttA, whose translation is MADEPNKIIYSMLKVSRFYDKKPVIKDISLSFFYGAKIGVLGLNGSGKSSLLKIMAGVDKEYNGQIVISPGYSVGYLEQEPQLDPTKTVREVVQEAVQETVDLMAEFEEINAKFAEPMSDDEMDALIARQGEVQEKLDAADAWELDSKLEMAMDALRCPEPEALISVLSGGEKRRVALCRLLLQKPDILLLDEPTNHLDAETIAWLEHHLQQYEGTIIAVTHDRYFLDNVAGWILELDRGVGIPWKGNYSSWLEQKQNRLAQEEKEESARQRTLKHELEWINMSPKGRHAKAKARISAYENLLNQEARDKIKTLELFIPSGPRLGDVVIEAEHVRKGYDDKLLIEDMNFALPPGGIVGVIGPNGAGKTTLFRMITGQEQPDSGSIRLGQTVKLAHVDQERDALDPKKSVWEMVSGGYDMINLGGREINSRAYVSKFNFAGPDQQKLVGMLSGGERNRLHLALMLKKEANVLLLDEPTNDLDVNTMRALEEALENFAGCAVVISHDRWFLDRIATHILAFEGDSQVVWFEGNYSEYEKDLKRRTGQTLAVPKRIRYRQLSR